A single bacterium DNA region contains:
- a CDS encoding polyphosphate kinase 2, with protein sequence MGRNWINEVIRGMTKRDRHRILRAALQAYIEAETLKPYQAELIKMQEHLEQNGGKVIILFDGRDASGKGGTIRRVTRYMNEKHYRTVALGRPTEQQQTELHMKRYIEQFPHAGEIVLFDRSWYNRAMVEPVMGFCTPRQYRDFIRTVNDYEESFVSDGKTTLIKLYFSVSKDEQARRFARRQHDPLRAWKLSEVDLQAQNLWGKFTKKKLELLEKTHTKLNPWFVIRSDQKALARIETIKLILRSVPYKGRSRTLDFKPNEDVVIPGDKEARQMRRAYRLHGKVEG encoded by the coding sequence ATGGGTCGAAACTGGATCAACGAAGTCATTCGCGGGATGACGAAGCGCGACCGACATCGGATCCTGCGTGCTGCCCTTCAGGCCTACATCGAAGCCGAAACGCTCAAGCCCTACCAGGCGGAGCTCATCAAGATGCAGGAGCACCTCGAGCAGAACGGCGGAAAGGTCATCATCCTCTTCGATGGCCGCGACGCCTCAGGCAAGGGTGGCACGATCCGACGCGTAACGCGGTACATGAATGAGAAGCACTACCGCACCGTGGCACTCGGAAGACCGACCGAACAGCAGCAGACCGAGCTGCATATGAAGCGCTACATCGAGCAATTTCCCCACGCTGGAGAGATCGTCCTCTTCGACCGGAGCTGGTACAACCGGGCCATGGTGGAGCCGGTGATGGGCTTCTGTACTCCCCGTCAGTACCGGGATTTCATACGAACCGTCAACGACTACGAAGAGAGTTTCGTAAGCGACGGCAAGACCACACTGATCAAGCTCTACTTCTCGGTCTCCAAGGACGAGCAGGCTCGGCGTTTTGCGAGAAGGCAGCACGATCCCTTGCGAGCGTGGAAGCTCAGCGAGGTGGACCTCCAGGCCCAGAACCTCTGGGGAAAGTTCACCAAGAAGAAGCTCGAACTCCTGGAAAAGACCCACACGAAACTCAATCCATGGTTTGTGATCCGATCGGACCAGAAGGCCCTCGCTCGCATCGAGACCATCAAGCTGATCCTGCGATCGGTCCCCTACAAGGGCCGGAGTCGAACCCTCGATTTCAAACCGAACGAAGATGTCGTCATTCCCGGCGACAAGGAGGCGAGGCAGATGCGCCGTGCGTACCGGCTCCATGGAAAAGTCGAGGGCTGA